The sequence ATTTGGAGGCATGTTCTGCGTTTGGCCAGACTCCTGACAAGGCTCTTCAAGAGGTTCAAAAAGCCAAAGAGCTTTGGTTGCAGGCTGCCCGGGCTGAGAAAAAACCGATTCCTCCTCCAAAGTACCGGCCGGTTATCTATCAAGCCGCATGCGCCTGAGAATGGTCCGGACGCTCAATATCTATGCCGAACCAGGTGCTTCACCTGACGCCGACAAACTGCTGAGCTTTCGCCGATATCCGGGCGGCGCAGGTGAGCTTCGCGTTCCGCTACCGTTATTCGTCGCGCCCCTGCCATCTCGCAAAGAGGGAGTTGTCTATTTCGAGGATATCGAGGATCTTTCCCAGCGTGTGATTGATTAAATCGTCGATTGTCTTCGGCAGGTGGTAAAATGCGGGGACTGGGGGCAGAAGGATGCCGCCGAGATCGGCGACCCGGGCCATCAGCTCGAGGTGGCCCTTATGCAGCGGGGTTTCCCGGACAACCAGGATTAATTTGCGGCGTTCCTTCAAAATGACGTCGGCGGCGCGGATCACCAAATTGTCGTTAAAGGAATTGGCGATGCCGGACAGAGTCTTGATGGTGCAGGGAACGACGACCATCCCGTCTGTCTTGAAAGAGCCGCTGGAGATCGAGGCGGCCATGTTTTTTTCATCATGAACCTTATAAGCCAGCCGCTCCACATCCTCGACGGCAAAATCCGTTTCGATCAGGATATTCTTTTTCGCCGCCTCGGAAATAACCGCATGCGTTTCAACCTGCGCATCCTTGAGAACCTGCAGGAGCCGTATCCCGTAAATCACCCCGGACGCGCCGGTAATTCCTACTATAATCCGTTTCACCGCTTGGCCGCCTCCCCAATAATCCTTTTCCCAATCGCCGCGCACATCTCAATGACAACAACAATGTCTGCTTGCGACAAGCTGTCCCAATGAATCCCTGCAACAACCGACACCACCCGGTTGAGCTTTCGGGAAAGCTCTTCCGACATGGACTTGGCAATCACATCTTCCTTATGGCCCACAAGGGTAAAAACCGAACTGGTCGAGCCTATCCTGTTGGGGTCGCTGATGCCCGGCCGCGGCTGGGCAATCGCCACGGCGCCGATATGGGCGCGGCCGCCCGTGAGGACAACCAGCACGTCCGCACCCACAAACATCGTGCGCGCAGAAACCTCAAGGGCGCCATGTTTTTCTGAAATATCAAAACTATCCATATTGCTGCCGATTATGCCTCCATATCCCGGATGGCCTGATCCAGGGCGGCAACAACTGCCCGGGCAAACTCAGGCGTATTGAAATGGGTATCTACCTCAATCACCTCTATTTGGGAAGAGAGATTCTTTTTCAGCTCGTCAATGAATGTCTGGTCGGATGCGGGGTCGAATAACGCGCCGCCTGCGACGCTCAGGGACGAAAATCCCCTCTTCGGAATCACAAATTTTACGAGTTTCGGGTTGGGGCACCGGTTGAGCTTTTCGGCAACAGCTTCGGCAATCAGCTTCATTTCTTCCGGGTTTGTTCGGGCCTGCACCCGGATGGAATCCTGAAGCAGCAGCTTTCTTTCCGCCAACTTCC comes from Syntrophobacterales bacterium and encodes:
- a CDS encoding UbiX family flavin prenyltransferase, producing the protein MKRIIVGITGASGVIYGIRLLQVLKDAQVETHAVISEAAKKNILIETDFAVEDVERLAYKVHDEKNMAASISSGSFKTDGMVVVPCTIKTLSGIANSFNDNLVIRAADVILKERRKLILVVRETPLHKGHLELMARVADLGGILLPPVPAFYHLPKTIDDLINHTLGKILDILEIDNSLFARWQGRDE